A DNA window from Pseudomonas resinovorans NBRC 106553 contains the following coding sequences:
- a CDS encoding GlxA family transcriptional regulator, with protein MSQFNQGAQPQNRVPQSIGFLLLDNFTLISLASAVEPLRMANHLSGRELYRWHTLSQEGRPVSASDGLQITPDSALDNSPALDAVIVCGGVDIQHSVTREHVQWLQQQARHGRQLGAVCTGSWALAKAGLLDGFECSVHWECLAAMQEAFPRAGISTRLFSIDRNRYTSSGGTAPMDMVLHLIAREHGRELAAAISEMFIYERIRNEQDHQRVPLKHMLGTNQPKLQEIVALMEANLEEPIDLDELACYVDVSRRQLERLFQKYLHCSPSRYYLKLRLIRARQLLKQTAMSIIEVASVCGFVSTPHFSKCYREYFGIPPRDERAGQNANVVALMPVPDELVRNAPSTAGVALSRAQGESTFASVRVV; from the coding sequence ATGTCACAGTTCAATCAAGGGGCGCAACCCCAGAACCGTGTTCCCCAGTCCATCGGTTTCCTCCTGTTGGACAACTTCACCCTGATTTCCCTGGCGTCCGCGGTGGAACCGCTGCGCATGGCCAACCACCTCTCCGGCCGCGAACTCTACCGTTGGCACACCCTCAGCCAGGAAGGCCGACCGGTCAGCGCCAGCGACGGCCTGCAGATCACCCCCGACAGCGCCCTGGATAACAGCCCGGCCCTGGATGCGGTGATCGTCTGTGGCGGTGTCGACATCCAGCACAGCGTCACTCGCGAACACGTGCAATGGCTGCAGCAGCAGGCCCGTCATGGTCGCCAGCTCGGCGCCGTGTGCACCGGCAGCTGGGCGCTGGCCAAGGCCGGCCTGCTCGACGGCTTCGAGTGCAGCGTGCACTGGGAGTGCCTGGCGGCCATGCAGGAAGCCTTCCCCCGCGCCGGCATCAGCACCCGGCTGTTCTCCATCGACCGCAACCGCTACACCTCGTCCGGCGGCACCGCGCCGATGGACATGGTGCTGCACCTGATCGCCCGCGAGCATGGTCGCGAACTGGCCGCGGCGATCTCCGAGATGTTCATCTACGAGCGCATCCGCAACGAGCAGGACCACCAGCGTGTGCCGCTCAAGCACATGCTCGGCACCAACCAGCCGAAGCTGCAGGAAATCGTCGCGCTGATGGAGGCCAACCTGGAGGAGCCCATCGACCTCGACGAGCTGGCTTGCTACGTCGACGTCTCGCGTCGCCAGCTGGAGCGCCTGTTCCAGAAGTACCTGCACTGCTCGCCGTCGCGCTATTACCTCAAGCTGCGCCTGATCCGCGCGCGCCAGCTGCTGAAGCAGACCGCCATGTCCATCATCGAAGTGGCGTCGGTGTGCGGCTTCGTTTCCACCCCGCACTTCTCCAAGTGCTACCGCGAGTACTTCGGCATTCCGCCTCGTGACGAGCGCGCCGGCCAGAACGCCAACGTGGTCGCCCTGATGCCGGTGCCGGACGAGCTGGTGCGCAACGCACCGTCCACCGCCGGCGTGGCCCTGAGCCGCGCCCAGGGCGAGTCAACCTTCGCCAGCGTGCGAGTGGTCTGA